A stretch of DNA from Cyprinus carpio isolate SPL01 chromosome A25, ASM1834038v1, whole genome shotgun sequence:
TGGCATGAGTTGATGTTGTATACAATGCCTCCCCATGGGGATGCTACAGCCTATGGCTAAGCATCTACTGTACCTGCTGTATGTTTTTGGTTTGTTGCTATAGCGCCACCGCCACCACGGAGGGCTCCCTCCACAGCCTTGTCAATGCGTTCAAAATCTATGACCTCAGAGCTAGAAGACATAGGTAAGCCCAGTCATGCCAAGCAGAAGCATCTCATCCTGTGTCTGGCGTcacttaatacatttttacaaatacaaaaccaTGTCCTCTGCGAACGGTCcctaataatgtgtttttaacctgtGACACTTTTTGTTGTTATTCTACAGCCACCGTTCAGTATGAAATGAactttgatgttgttttgttttcctgcatGCTGACCTAAAAGTGGATAAAGGTATGATACAattatttacacaattatttttacaaattgtatatataaattctaatGTTGTGCTTCCCCTGGCATGCATGTgactttgttatatatatttaagatggGGATTTGTGATTATATGGACATTGTGTGTCTCAGTTTTTGTGTAGTTCccactaaagaaaacaaaagtactaCTTTCACATTCACTGTTAAGGCATGACACATTTCACCTGAGCGGATCCTTGATTGTGAAGGATTTATTCTGGTGACCACTGCTAAATCTAGGGTTTGATGGGTCATACTGatttaataattactaattaaaCAATGGCACAAAGGGTAAGCagtattaaattcaaattaaattcttgtttaaattgtgtaataagatgtgaattgtctttttttgtcactttgttaTATTGGAAACTAACCTACTTGTCTTGTGTAGTGTTAGAAAGTTAACTGCATGGATTTGTTGTTGCTTTCCGTCTAAAATGGCATTACATTATGCACAGGTCAATGCCATGTGGAGGAATACAGTGTATTCCAAACGTTGGTTCTCCTCGTCGTGTTTTCTGGAAATTATCTCtgaattttaataattgaataaagctgaattgtttttttatgttaaagcCACTTTGAGGAAAAAGAAGGGTGAGTTTTCCCTAAGCACTCTTTAAATTTGTCACCTCAGCTTAGCAACAGTAGTGATTATTTATCTCACACAATTGACCTTTTTTGATATGATTCAGTAAATGTGCAAATAATTTGTATTCTCTCCAATAATCAAAATTTACCAGTTGAGTGGAAGACTGCTTATTGTGAAAACAGACCTTGTGTTTACACTGGAAAATGCTCCATAAGCCTTTAGCTTCACTTATTGACCCCCAAGATTTTCAAAAGTGCAATGTAAGAATATATTATTCAACAACCTGTCCAGTATTATAAAAAGGATACGCTTGAGAAAACAAGAGCCATGAATTTCCTAGGCTGAAATCCTGGCTTTAGATACAAGTCCTTGTTCTTACTGATATAGTAGATCCTGCCTCCATTTCACTCCTCACAGAAAAGATCAAATCCTAAAGCTGGACATTTTAAGATAATTTCTACCTTTAAAAACTATGTTTTAACTATTATCATACGAGGGACCACTCCAGCTTTGAATCACTCTGAAACAAGACGTTGCCATGGAAATAATGCTGCATATGTTTAATATAGAAACATTCCACCTGCAAAATGTAATGCCATATTTTCGGTGTAAAGCTATCGCCACTGTTAGCATTGACCAGGAATATGACGACGTGTGACTGTTGCACAGATATGAAACGACGTCTTTAGACTGCTGAATGGACTCCTTTGTCTTCTTGAAGGAGATATTTTCTGAACCATTGTAAGcattagttttatgtttacataatgtggCTGGCTGCATAGCACTCCTGCTGTGTCCTTAAAACAGCTTTGTACATACTGTTCATTAAAGAGAGTCATTTTAAATCCATATTTAGGTATTACATAGGAGACCGTGATTGATGCATATGCAAAACAGATGCATACTCCTGCAGTCTTAGATTTTCATTAGACTTTCAGTTATGAATATAAACTAGACTCCTGAATGGCCAatttttgcagtgtttgtttctttttaaattcagttttgcctCAGTGGTATAATgggattttatatttaaagccTGAGTGTATATATCCATTTAATGCTGAATGAAGAGGTGTAACTGTGGCCCCCTTTAGTCCTGATATTAACATGTGTTTCCAGATCAGTACTTGACCACATAAATAGCGTCCAAGACGTATTGTGATCAGTTCTCTGAAACCACGTGCTGAGGTGGACAGAGACAAATTCTGAACACTTTCGATAAAGGTGTAAATGATAAGGCACATTTTGTTGtctgcataaaaatgcataattaaggTAGTACTGTACTACAATCATCCAACACAAATACTATGATTGTGCACTCATTTTAGTGAGTTTTAAACtttatgtttctcttttaaaCCATATTAACATCTTTTATTGTGGAAATGTTTCGAAAGTAAGTAAAGTGTATTTGCAGAGAAAAGTATAAAGTATCAATTAAGTCCAGTTAAAGAATATCCAgatatgaaacacattttaatggCAGATGTAAAGGgggttttgtatgtgtgtgtgtaacttacCAGATTCAGTCTTGATGACTTTTATGCTAGGAAAATCAGACTCTGAATTTCCCTTTCCTCCATTTCTGTATAGATgatcagctttcagataatgagGGTCTGAAGAAGAGGATTGTATTTCAAGTCACACTAAGTAATCATCCCATGCATGGGAGCTGTCTAAAAAATGCTAGCATGTTGCGCAGTGGCCGTTGAAAGAAGTGCTAAGATTTCTACAACGGAACTAGGAAGCGCTTGCACGGCTTTGACCTTGACTATTGTCATTGTACCTATTTCTGTCGCCTCTCTTGCTCGGTTTGGATCCTTGCTCTGAGGATCCTGTTAGAGGAAATTAGCAATATTTGATACTGAGCTTATTTTAAATGAAGCTTCCTGGTTTCTAATTTGAGATGCTGTTGTCTTACAGATAAAGTGGATGAGGTCGTGCCCCCCCAGAAACCCATGTGGGACAACTCAAATGCAGATGTGAGGGTGGCAGCTGTCAAACCACGTCCAACTAGCAAGTGTTTTGCCGTCAGCCCTGAAATGAATGTAAGCATGCCTTGTCTAATGTCCTCTAGAGTTTTGGTCTCCCATGGCATTGTTGAGAATTGTATTGTAGCCTAAATGCAATAATCGCTTTTCACAAATCTGGTAAAACCATTGCATGCTATATTGGTATTTGATGCTTAAATTAGAGTGTAGTTATACACAGGCTTGTGAGTATGCTTCACTGCTtgagattatttttatttcttcatctcaatCTCGTTTATGAAATCATTTCAACATATTATGTGAAGCCTAGTTTGAATGGACGCTCTGCTCAAGTGCTGCAGTATTCTAAAGTGCTAAAGTATTCTGCTTGTACTTATTATCATGTCAGCCTTATTCTGTCTTTTGCAGTCTCTCTGCAATAGTCAGGATACAGCAGTAGGCTCTCCACAATCGCCAGGGAGTCCTAGAGGCCCCTTCCTGGGTGTACTAAAAGGAACCATACGACGGCAAACGTCTATAGGTATGggttgtttcattttgttttgttgctgaagtgcatctttacacagttttttttttttttttttttgaattgcacACAAAAGTCTTTCCGCTCTTTGtaaaatgatacaaatatttGGTTTACTTACACTCAGTGGTCAGCCCACTCTTGCTGGAGGCTTTTTCACTGATGTGacgtattttcaaaatgtatcagTTGCTTTGTGGCGTCATATTTATTGTTTCTGGATGGTGATTGCACCCCCAGGCTTGTTGAtttgttgatttttctttcttaattcaTTTACAGGAGTAACTGAAGAAGAGAAGCAGTTCCTTACTCCTCCAATGTTGAAATTTACAAGAAGCCTTTCAATGCCTGACACATCAGAGGATATTCCACCCCCACCAGCCATCTCCCCTCCATCTCCACCTCATAATAATGCTCCTGTCCCAGCTGGTCGAGGATATGGCACCATCAGACCAGGCTTTACTTCACAGAGCCCTAATGCAAACAGCACAGCCCCAGACAGAGGTGAAGGTGCTGGTTGGAGAGATCAGGGCATGTATTATAGAGATAGTCCAGAGCAGTTCGATTCCGAGGGTTACAATCACAGCCCAACGGCCCAACAGAGTCTTCATATGCGCCGTGCCCAAATTCCGGAAAACCCATACTCCGATGTGGGCAAGATGGGTCAAGCTGGACTGTTTGTGCCCAACAAGCCTGCCAGAAGGAAGGGAATGCTTGTCAAGCAGTCCAACGTAGAAGACAGTCCTGAGAAAACCTGCTCCATCCCGATTCCGACCATAATAATCAAAGAGCCCTCCACCAGCAGCAGCGGTAAAAGCAGTCAAGGGAGCAGCATGGAAATTGAGACGACCACACCGGATCACCCAGGACAACTTCGTCCTGAAGATGGCTTAAATTCAGGCAGTCCCTTTGCAGCTGCCATTGCCGGTGCAGTTAGAGACAGGGAGAAAAGGCTTGATGCTCATCGCAACTCCCCATCTTTTAAGTCCACAGATGCAGGTGATGAGGACGTGGTGCCTACCCCAACTCCACGTCTCCGACACTCCAAGTCTATTGATGAGGGCATGTTTAGCAGTGATGAGCGGCTACGTAGGCTCATGGCACCTCCCTCATCACTACTTAGCATCCCTAGAGGTGGTGGCAATGTGACGGATTTCAACAGCCCTGAGCCCACCATGGTAAGGGAACTTTTGAACACCCGTACAGGACACAGCCCGATCAGTCTGCCTGCTCATAAGACCTACAGCTCAGGAAGTGGGAATTATGTTCATCCAGTAACAGGCAAGCCACTAGACCCCAATTCACCATTAGCTTTAGCGTTAGCTGCCAGAGACAGAGCCATGAGGGACCAATCACAGCCTCTTCCACTAAAGAGTGACCCATCCAAACTTGATCTCAATAAACCTCTTTTTATCGACACAAAGCTTAGACCAAATGTGGAGGTTGGCTTCTCAAGTACCGCTACCATGGGCCGTCCCCGTGGGGGCCTGCGGAGGCAAATGACAGAGTCCAAATATGAGACCGAGTCCAAGTATCAGCTCGATCTCGGCAAGCCTGAGAAGAAGCCTGAGGAGAAGAAGAACATGCTGATTGACATCGTGGACACTTCTCAGCAGAAGTCAGCTGGTCTGCTGATGGTACACACCACAGATGGGGCAAAATCGGAGGATAACAGCTTGTCTGAGGGTGACAGGGACGAGGCAGTGAGTCCCGACAACACCCCTGGGGAGCTTCGCGACCCCAACCAGCCAGCTCCCACCAACCCCCCAGCTCCCAAGGCGCTATCAGCTGCTCCACATGGCAAGACCATCATAACTGTTAGCTCAGTGGATGAGCCTGTCAAGCTGCCCTTCGGCATCCCTCCACCACCCTTGGCCTCTGTCGACATCGATGAAGAGTTTGTTTTTGCTGAACCCCTTCCACCCCCACTGGAGTTTGCCAACAGTTTTGACATTCCTGAAGACCAGGCAGGGACTATAGCTGAACTGCTCAAACAGAAAACGAATGGTACAAAAGGACCATCTCTTGCTCCCTACTATCCCCTGTTAGGTGGTGGGAATTCCGAAATCAAAAGACCAACGGTCCTCACAAACTGCACACCTCCCAGCTTCCCTCCAGGGCCGCTAGAGCCCTATGAACAAATCACTGACTCGGGCATTGAGGTAGACAGCCGGAGCAGCGGTGACCCCCAACTGGAGACCACCAGCACCATCTCTACTGTGTCCAGCATCTCAACCTTGTCTTCTGAAGGAGGCGAGACTCTGGACACATGCACTGTCTATGCAGATGGACAAGCCTTTCTGGTGGACAGGTCTCAAATCCTGTCAAAACCAAAACCCAAACCTGCCATCAAAAGCAATGCACTTTACAAGGACGCTTTGCCTGAGGAGAATGTGAGCTCTTTCAGAATGCCCTCCTCTGTCCCACCTCCGCCCCCTGGATCAATTCCACCAGAACCCTTGAAAACACCAACGCAACGAACCTCAAAGCTATGGGGGGACCTTCCAGAGATGAAAGGACCCCATGGCCCTGAAGCCAATTCAGTTCTGCAGCATGGGAACAAGGACAAAGCACCAAAGCCAGGGGAAGCATTAGACTCTCCGACAGGATCCAGGACTCACTTCGGAACGAGGTATGCCCTCTTTCCTTCCTGGATCACAGGCTTACATTTAGGCTCTCAGATTAGTGTTTGTGCTCTGCTGGAGAACGAAAGAGTTGCCTAGCAACCCAATAATGAGAACAGCCTTGAGGATGAGCTGAGCAACGTCAGTGTGATGATGAACACAGACCGTACCACAGAGaggggaggtgtgtgtgtgtgtgtgcacgtgttgTTACAACATGGTTCATTTGTTTCTTAGTTCTCACATCACCCAAACTGCTCCCACAAGACATCCCTATATTCTCTTAAGCAATATCTTAAAGggcttttatatttcattttgactAAAACATTTAAGGTTATAAGGAATTCCAATTTTCAGAAAACCTATTGAGCTGCTATTGTGCCAACATCGGCAGCTTTTTTATGGCTGCATCTTAACTCaaatggaacctcataagtgactgatttggaatgctGTGCATAGTTGCACAAAATTGACTTAAAACTGTTTTTCAATACAGAACAACAGCACAATGCattaataaacatatacattctaaagttttgtgtaaaattgccttttatttttaaagatttttgtcaATACCTTTTACtgttgttttaagtatttttatcaATTCTTTTTAGAATTTAGTATTGTATTAagagtatttttaatcaatatttcacGTGTCATCCCCCGCCTTACATTTTTTTCACTGATGATTCCTACAGAGAAAGCTCATTAGGTTTTGAAGCTTATGTGTCATTTATTTTGGGTTGTGTATACCGATGGCTGCTAAATTGCATGGGCAATGGTTTGCCATCGACATGGAGCCCAAGTCTCATTCATTATTAAATGATGTTGTTATTTACAAACCACAGAACTGACCCTAAAATGCACTTGTAGCCCAGGCAGAGCGCTGTTTAATTTACACTGAGtaaagatgtattttcttttactatgaatagaaatatattttttagtgtgTAAGGTTACCATGTTTCTTATTTAAATCAATGAACTGAGGTCTTTTTAATCTTAAGACCATGGCTGGGAGTgtaaattatgtgttatatattgttattgatgtttgtttggttttttttgtatcAATTAAGAGTTCACAGGAGTccattattggttttatttgctGTACTACATCAGATGCTAATGTAAAAGTTTACTTCAACAAATGTAGGCCAATACACCTTGGGTATAAAGAGAAACCTGGGGCAAGGACATTGCATTGCTAAAGAGCCTCACATTCACAGCCTCCTTAAAGCTAAACCACCTACAGTACACTCATACTTTCAATAGTCTTTGATCTTTACATAAATAGAAACTGTGTACATGACACGTGAGgatgaatctcacaaagaaatgtcAGTCATATCTTAccctaatataataataataaaaataataataatttgcataaagaaaatgatgcTGTCTTTAGgacttttaggattttttttctattgtggcattattttaatgacaattaatcaCAGTCTAATTCAGTTTTCtctttactgtaatacagtaataaaaaatcattctgtTGGGACAAAAAtcagcacaaataaaattaactacTACAAATACTATATTATGGGTGAAACGTAGTTTGAGAGATTGGCCCATAAAGAGCTGTACAGGTATGTCTTACATTTTGATCTCTTTCTAATTCTCTGGTCTCAACTCTCCCAATCTTAAAGCCAGCTTTCCAGAGGAGGTCAAcaactgaattaaattgatttagtCCCACTGGAgttatagaattaaaaaaaaaaaaaaacaggacaacacaaatgtaaactaaaaaatgttttatttatagaagTTATAGAATAAAATTGTTCAGTAATTATgaattatgcagtttttttttcctcaggctt
This window harbors:
- the LOC109052670 gene encoding SH3 and multiple ankyrin repeat domains protein 2-like isoform X4 — encoded protein: MHFSIICFSSEEKCARVLLVRGASKDVKNYRGQTPFQVAIIAGNFELAEIIKNHKDADIVPFREAPGGTGRSKPLQQTAPQHQGRSTLAAPRVLLRSNSDNNLNVNKLPLDRSRSPSPAASPLRSLSPRHPQQMQNSPNGTVKTMARGGRSARSRSPSLGRLGEGDTRRQTPQRHSSPRANRDVYSGMDIPGSKRKLYSAVPGRHYVVVKSYQPQGEGEIALYKNDRVKVLSIGEGGFWEGSARGNVGWFPAECVEEIPSKPNEDRPYARADRSERRKLFRHYTVGSYDSFDASSDCVINEKTVVLQKKDNEGFGFVLRGAKADTPIEEFTPTPAFPALQYLESVDEGGVAWKAGLRTGDFLIEVNQDNVVKVGHKQVVNMIRHGGNHLIIKVVTVSRNLDPDDTARKKVDKATLRKKKDDQLSDNEGLKKRIVFQVTLNKVDEVVPPQKPMWDNSNADVRVAAVKPRPTSKCFAVSPEMNSLCNSQDTAVGSPQSPGSPRGPFLGVLKGTIRRQTSIGVTEEEKQFLTPPMLKFTRSLSMPDTSEDIPPPPAISPPSPPHNNAPVPAGRGYGTIRPGFTSQSPNANSTAPDRGEGAGWRDQGMYYRDSPEQFDSEGYNHSPTAQQSLHMRRAQIPENPYSDVGKMGQAGLFVPNKPARRKGMLVKQSNVEDSPEKTCSIPIPTIIIKEPSTSSSGKSSQGSSMEIETTTPDHPGQLRPEDGLNSGSPFAAAIAGAVRDREKRLDAHRNSPSFKSTDAGDEDVVPTPTPRLRHSKSIDEGMFSSDERLRRLMAPPSSLLSIPRGGGNVTDFNSPEPTMVRELLNTRTGHSPISLPAHKTYSSGSGNYVHPVTGKPLDPNSPLALALAARDRAMRDQSQPLPLKSDPSKLDLNKPLFIDTKLRPNVEVGFSSTATMGRPRGGLRRQMTESKYETESKYQLDLGKPEKKPEEKKNMLIDIVDTSQQKSAGLLMVHTTDGAKSEDNSLSEGDRDEAVSPDNTPGELRDPNQPAPTNPPAPKALSAAPHGKTIITVSSVDEPVKLPFGIPPPPLASVDIDEEFVFAEPLPPPLEFANSFDIPEDQAGTIAELLKQKTNGTKGPSLAPYYPLLGGGNSEIKRPTVLTNCTPPSFPPGPLEPYEQITDSGIEVDSRSSGDPQLETTSTISTVSSISTLSSEGGETLDTCTVYADGQAFLVDRSQILSKPKPKPAIKSNALYKDALPEENVSSFRMPSSVPPPPPGSIPPEPLKTPTQRTSKLWGDLPEMKGPHGPEANSVLQHGNKDKAPKPGEALDSPTGSRTHFGTRNQDGVSLISGTQQNTTVTFTAQPGPNVPAPSPCRQVESLPPHHHTPSPIMSPPDSGLSCASSLPTSATSPTMTDVFGLPTPPLSLGTGRSRSPSPLTLIQAASNKPFATKPVLMWSKQDVADWLESLNLGEHRDAFMDNDIEGSHLPNLQKEDLIDLGVTRVGHRMNIERALKVLLDR